Proteins from one Gimesia maris genomic window:
- a CDS encoding glycosyltransferase family 2 protein: MLLSVVIPAYNEEKNIGATIHALASELDRNEIPFEIVVANDNSKDRTEAVLQELSADDARVRYINCSPPNGFGRAIRTGLSAARGDYIVVYMADLSDHPDDVVAYYRKLEEGYDCVFGSRFIEGSKVEDYPRVKYVVNRIVNYSLKWLFWCKFNDLTNAFKGYRREVIEACGPYCASHFNITVEMSLSALIRNYTITQIPIKWSGRTWGESNLRLSAMGRRYMSTFIKVFAERILIHDDVIAEKLSSKRKSSKSEEVLNYRLVTLEGEIQEVGSRLAKIEQDENIKKAA, encoded by the coding sequence ATGTTGCTGTCGGTTGTAATTCCCGCTTATAACGAAGAAAAAAACATTGGCGCGACAATTCACGCATTAGCCAGTGAGTTGGACAGGAATGAGATTCCATTCGAAATTGTTGTCGCCAATGATAACAGTAAGGACCGAACTGAAGCGGTACTGCAGGAACTGTCTGCAGATGACGCGCGGGTGCGTTATATCAACTGTTCGCCGCCAAATGGCTTCGGACGTGCGATTCGAACCGGATTGAGTGCAGCCCGCGGGGATTACATCGTTGTCTACATGGCGGACCTGTCCGATCATCCCGATGATGTCGTGGCCTACTACAGAAAGCTGGAAGAGGGGTACGACTGCGTCTTCGGGTCCCGATTTATTGAAGGCAGTAAAGTTGAGGATTATCCTCGCGTTAAATATGTCGTCAATCGAATTGTGAACTATTCTCTGAAGTGGCTCTTCTGGTGTAAATTCAATGACCTGACCAATGCTTTCAAAGGCTATCGTCGCGAAGTGATTGAAGCCTGCGGACCGTACTGTGCAAGTCACTTTAATATTACCGTCGAAATGTCTCTGTCTGCACTCATACGAAATTATACGATTACACAGATTCCCATTAAATGGTCGGGTCGAACCTGGGGCGAATCGAATTTACGACTCAGCGCCATGGGCAGACGCTATATGAGTACGTTTATCAAAGTATTTGCCGAACGCATTTTGATTCACGACGATGTCATTGCTGAAAAACTCTCTTCAAAAAGGAAATCTTCCAAGAGTGAAGAAGTCCTCAATTATCGACTGGTGACTCTGGAAGGAGAAATTCAGGAAGTCGGTTCTCGCCTTGCTAAAATTGAACAGGATGAAAATATCAAAAAAGCGGCTTAA
- a CDS encoding NAD-dependent epimerase/dehydratase family protein, protein MLVTGSSGLIGSEAVTYFDQRGWEVVGVDNNMRAEFFGQAGDTSWSLKRLLDSTKNFRHLNLDIRNVDSIMELYQTEKFDATVHCAAQPSHDKARDFPLTDFSVNAVGTINLLEANRLHSLESPFVTMSTNKVYGDAPNEIKLKELETRWEYDDPAYANGIDESMRIDASKHSIFGASKVAADVMVQEYGRYFDMPTCCLRGGCLTGPNHSGVELHGFLSFLVNCNLQEREYTVFGYKGKQVRDNIHSLDVIRFIEQFIDKPRSAAVYNIGGGKQNSLSILDAFDRVSQLTGKEMRWKYSDENRSGDHICYYSNLDHMKSDYPEWGITKSLDDIFSEVVQSWEQRV, encoded by the coding sequence ATGTTAGTAACTGGTTCCAGTGGCCTGATTGGATCAGAGGCCGTTACTTATTTCGACCAGCGAGGATGGGAAGTTGTTGGCGTTGATAACAACATGCGTGCTGAATTTTTTGGGCAGGCGGGTGATACCAGCTGGTCATTAAAACGTCTGCTGGACAGCACGAAAAACTTCCGTCACTTGAATCTGGACATTCGAAATGTTGACAGCATCATGGAGCTGTATCAGACAGAAAAGTTCGATGCCACCGTACATTGTGCAGCCCAGCCTTCTCACGATAAAGCGCGGGATTTTCCTCTAACGGACTTTTCCGTCAATGCGGTCGGGACAATCAACCTGCTGGAGGCGAACCGCCTTCACAGTCTGGAAAGCCCCTTCGTTACCATGAGCACAAACAAAGTTTATGGCGACGCACCTAATGAAATCAAACTGAAAGAATTAGAAACGCGCTGGGAGTATGATGATCCTGCCTACGCAAATGGAATTGATGAATCAATGCGAATCGATGCATCGAAGCATTCCATTTTCGGGGCATCCAAAGTGGCAGCAGACGTGATGGTTCAGGAATACGGTCGTTACTTTGATATGCCAACCTGCTGTCTGCGGGGTGGCTGTCTGACCGGCCCGAATCACTCCGGGGTAGAACTGCATGGCTTCCTCAGCTTTCTCGTAAACTGCAATCTGCAGGAACGTGAATATACCGTGTTTGGATACAAGGGTAAGCAGGTGCGGGATAACATCCATTCACTCGATGTGATCCGCTTTATTGAACAGTTTATCGATAAGCCGAGATCGGCAGCCGTATACAATATTGGTGGTGGAAAGCAGAACAGCCTGTCCATCCTGGACGCATTTGATCGGGTCAGCCAGTTGACCGGAAAAGAAATGCGCTGGAAGTATTCGGACGAAAACCGTTCCGGAGATCATATCTGCTATTATTCCAATCTGGATCACATGAAAAGTGATTACCCGGAATGGGGAATCACAAAATCACTGGATGATATCTTTTCAGAAGTGGTTCAATCCTGGGAACAGCGTGTCTGA
- a CDS encoding glycosyltransferase family 2 protein: MASKFDSSDSVVSIVVTYFPDPGGLKNLLAELSHQTDTVITVDNSNDQNTLAMISERIPGNGILIDQKENSGIAAAINCGIRQAQKQNAGYVVLFDQDSLPGPGMIQTLHSELQRHAQSGDKIAAVGPKYSDIKGELKSPFVRLDGRKLSRIECAEDEVVQVDHLISSGCLISMAALQDIGEMEEELFIDYVDTEWCLRAINKGYSLYGVGAAQMQHSLGDQLTTLFGRSHPVRGSLRYYYLIRNGIWVLRRPWISRSWRNMDRRRLFLIYIGCSLFIGSRFANWKMMTIGIWHSMTGRMGKYQ; encoded by the coding sequence ATGGCATCGAAATTCGACTCATCTGATTCTGTGGTTTCTATCGTAGTGACCTACTTTCCCGATCCGGGGGGATTGAAAAATCTGTTAGCAGAATTGAGCCATCAGACAGATACCGTGATTACTGTAGATAACAGCAATGACCAGAACACACTGGCCATGATATCTGAGCGTATTCCTGGGAATGGTATATTAATCGATCAGAAAGAAAACTCTGGTATCGCTGCTGCAATTAATTGCGGAATCAGGCAGGCGCAAAAACAGAATGCTGGCTATGTCGTGTTGTTTGATCAGGACAGTCTGCCCGGCCCGGGGATGATTCAGACCCTGCATTCTGAATTACAGAGACATGCTCAGTCGGGTGATAAAATTGCCGCCGTCGGACCGAAATACAGTGACATCAAAGGCGAACTCAAATCACCTTTTGTAAGACTGGATGGCAGAAAACTGTCAAGGATAGAATGTGCAGAAGATGAAGTCGTCCAGGTGGATCATCTCATTTCCTCAGGCTGCTTAATTTCCATGGCGGCATTGCAGGACATCGGTGAGATGGAAGAAGAACTGTTTATCGATTATGTAGACACAGAATGGTGTTTAAGAGCGATTAACAAAGGTTACTCGCTGTATGGTGTCGGGGCGGCTCAGATGCAACACAGTCTGGGCGATCAGTTGACAACATTGTTCGGGCGATCTCATCCGGTACGTGGTTCACTGCGATATTACTATCTGATTCGAAATGGGATCTGGGTGTTACGCCGCCCCTGGATCTCTCGTTCCTGGCGCAACATGGATCGGCGGAGATTGTTTCTCATCTATATCGGCTGTTCATTGTTTATTGGGAGCAGATTTGCCAACTGGAAAATGATGACGATCGGAATCTGGCATTCAATGACTGGAAGAATGGGCAAGTACCAGTAA
- the nadE gene encoding NAD(+) synthase — MQLVQVAAVALNQTPLDWAGNVKNIKTAISTARDQGASLISLPELCITGYGCEDAFFSPDVQQRALHALQELLPLTEGIVVSVGLPLFYGGALYNCACLISNQRILGFVAKNHLAGDGIHYEPRWFKAWNSPHVSQVEIEGQSYPLGNLVFDCGGIRIGFEICEDAWAARRPGRDLSQAAVDLILNPSASHFAFGKQDIRRRLVLESSRAYGVSYIYSNLLGNEAGRIIYDGATLIASNGTLLAEGPRLSFKAVVLTTAVIDIDLTRMNRARLMSFQPDQLGKTENRVVAPFQFPKIEPQPTLKTTAAWEASQNVKSEEFARAVALGLFDYLRKSRSQGFVVSLSGGADSSAVAALVWLLVKLGVAELGLHSFLSKLSHIPDLAQAADLPARLLTCVYQATRNSSDTTEQAAAKLAEAIGADYLKLDVDAIVQNYVELVSDALGRELNWNTDDIALQNIQARVRAPGVWMIANLRNALLLATSNRSEAAVGYTTMDGDTCGGLSPISGIDKAFLRQWLLWMEKTGPVETGNLPILKLVNQQVPTAELRPEASHQTDETDLMPYELLDWIERAAIRDKQGPVDLYRLARAQFPDYQPAQLSAWVIRFFQLWSRNQWKRERYAPSFHLDDENLDPKTWCRFPILSGSYQRELEELRVFIDEESLN; from the coding sequence ATGCAACTCGTACAGGTCGCCGCCGTTGCACTTAACCAGACGCCACTGGACTGGGCAGGCAATGTCAAAAATATAAAAACAGCCATTTCGACCGCGCGCGATCAGGGGGCCAGTCTGATCAGTCTACCGGAATTGTGTATTACCGGTTATGGGTGTGAAGATGCGTTCTTTTCGCCGGATGTGCAGCAGAGAGCCCTGCACGCATTGCAGGAACTGCTTCCCCTGACGGAAGGAATCGTTGTTTCCGTCGGGCTTCCCTTATTTTATGGAGGCGCACTCTATAACTGTGCCTGCCTGATATCCAATCAACGGATTCTGGGCTTTGTTGCGAAAAATCATCTGGCGGGGGACGGAATTCACTACGAACCTCGCTGGTTCAAAGCCTGGAATTCACCGCATGTGAGCCAGGTGGAAATCGAAGGTCAATCTTACCCACTCGGAAATCTGGTTTTTGACTGTGGCGGCATCCGGATCGGCTTTGAAATCTGTGAGGATGCCTGGGCTGCCCGGCGTCCCGGACGCGATCTGTCGCAGGCGGCCGTCGATCTGATCCTCAATCCCAGTGCCAGCCACTTCGCCTTTGGCAAGCAGGACATTCGCCGTCGACTTGTACTGGAAAGCTCACGTGCCTATGGAGTCAGCTATATCTATTCCAATTTACTGGGGAACGAAGCGGGGCGAATCATCTATGATGGAGCAACATTGATCGCCAGTAATGGTACGCTGTTGGCAGAAGGGCCCCGGCTCTCATTCAAAGCGGTTGTCCTCACAACTGCAGTCATCGACATTGATCTGACACGCATGAACCGTGCCCGACTGATGAGTTTTCAACCAGATCAGCTGGGAAAGACAGAAAATCGGGTCGTCGCGCCATTTCAATTCCCGAAGATTGAACCTCAACCCACACTAAAGACAACTGCTGCCTGGGAAGCTTCCCAGAACGTGAAATCAGAAGAGTTTGCCCGCGCCGTCGCGCTGGGTCTGTTTGATTACCTGCGCAAAAGTCGTTCACAGGGCTTTGTGGTTTCGCTGAGTGGCGGAGCCGATTCTTCTGCCGTCGCAGCTCTGGTCTGGCTCCTGGTGAAACTGGGGGTGGCTGAACTGGGACTTCACAGCTTCCTGTCGAAACTCTCTCACATTCCGGATCTCGCGCAAGCAGCAGACCTGCCAGCCCGGTTGCTGACGTGTGTCTATCAGGCAACACGCAACAGTTCCGATACGACGGAACAGGCGGCAGCGAAACTGGCAGAAGCGATTGGCGCTGACTATCTTAAACTAGACGTGGATGCGATCGTGCAGAACTATGTCGAACTTGTTTCTGATGCGCTCGGGCGGGAGTTGAACTGGAACACGGACGATATCGCGTTGCAGAACATTCAGGCCCGTGTGCGGGCACCGGGCGTCTGGATGATCGCCAATCTGCGGAACGCTCTTCTGCTGGCCACCAGTAACCGTTCTGAAGCGGCGGTCGGTTATACGACAATGGACGGCGATACCTGTGGCGGTCTTTCGCCCATTTCGGGAATCGATAAAGCTTTCTTAAGACAGTGGCTGCTCTGGATGGAAAAAACCGGACCGGTGGAAACAGGGAATCTCCCGATCCTTAAGCTGGTCAACCAGCAGGTGCCGACAGCAGAACTGCGACCTGAAGCTTCCCATCAGACCGATGAAACCGATCTGATGCCTTATGAACTGCTGGACTGGATCGAACGGGCTGCCATCCGGGATAAACAGGGGCCCGTCGATTTGTATCGGCTGGCACGGGCTCAGTTTCCGGACTATCAACCTGCGCAGCTGTCTGCCTGGGTGATCCGCTTCTTCCAACTCTGGTCGCGCAATCAATGGAAGCGCGAACGTTATGCACCCTCATTTCATCTGGACGATGAAAATCTGGACCCCAAAACCTGGTGTCGTTTTCCGATTCTCTCAGGCAGCTATCAACGGGAACTGGAAGAGCTGCGCGTTTTCATTGACGAAGAAAGTTTAAACTGA
- a CDS encoding nicotinate phosphoribosyltransferase: MSKISQIYQTPLALLTDLYQLTMAQGYWKSGRSEQEAVFHLFFRKNPFQGGFTIAAGLEYVVDYIKQFRFTDCDVDFLAGLQGNDGAPLFSKEFLAHLSRLELRCDLDAVPEGTVVFPHEPLVRVKGPVLQCQLLETALLNLVNYQSLIATKSARICAAAGSDPVLEFGLRRAQGIDGGLAASRAAYLGGCAATSNVLAGKLFSIPVKGTHAHSWVMSFDDELAAFEEYADAMPNNCVFLVDTYDTLDGVRNAIQVGLQLRKSGHEMVGIRLDSGDLAYLSIEARQLLDEAGLTNVAIVASNDLDEGIITSLKAQGATIAVWGVGTKLVTAYDQPALGGVYKLGAIQNESGEWERKLKLSEQAIKTSTPGILQVRRFFNSEGAIADMIYDELNPQPVSDIVVDPLDPTRRRLLSRDLRAEDLLIPVVRSGKVVRDCESLPEMRERVQQQLSQFHTSIRRHTAPHQYPVGLEQELHEFKTAEILRARHPHPM, encoded by the coding sequence ATGTCGAAAATATCGCAAATTTATCAAACCCCTCTGGCCCTGCTGACGGATCTGTATCAGCTGACGATGGCTCAGGGCTACTGGAAATCAGGTCGTTCTGAACAGGAAGCAGTGTTTCATCTGTTTTTTCGGAAGAATCCCTTTCAGGGAGGATTCACGATTGCGGCCGGGTTGGAGTATGTCGTCGACTACATCAAACAGTTTCGATTCACCGACTGTGATGTCGATTTCCTGGCCGGTCTGCAGGGCAATGATGGCGCGCCACTCTTTTCGAAAGAGTTTTTAGCGCACCTGAGTCGGCTGGAACTTCGCTGCGATCTCGATGCTGTACCCGAAGGGACAGTCGTTTTTCCGCATGAACCACTGGTGCGGGTGAAAGGACCTGTTCTGCAGTGTCAGTTACTGGAAACGGCGCTCCTGAATCTGGTCAATTACCAGTCGCTGATTGCCACCAAGTCCGCCCGCATCTGTGCCGCTGCCGGATCTGACCCGGTCCTGGAGTTCGGCCTGAGACGAGCGCAGGGCATCGATGGCGGACTGGCCGCCAGTCGCGCCGCCTATCTGGGGGGATGTGCCGCCACGTCGAACGTGCTGGCCGGTAAACTGTTTTCGATTCCCGTTAAAGGCACACATGCCCACAGCTGGGTCATGTCGTTCGATGATGAGCTGGCTGCATTTGAAGAGTACGCGGATGCGATGCCCAATAATTGTGTCTTCCTGGTAGACACCTATGACACCCTGGATGGTGTTCGCAATGCGATTCAAGTCGGGCTTCAGCTACGAAAATCCGGTCACGAGATGGTAGGGATTCGACTGGACTCGGGTGACCTGGCCTATCTGAGCATCGAAGCCAGGCAGTTACTGGATGAAGCCGGCTTAACCAATGTTGCCATCGTAGCCAGTAATGATCTGGACGAAGGCATCATTACCAGTCTCAAAGCACAGGGAGCAACCATCGCTGTCTGGGGCGTGGGAACAAAACTGGTGACAGCCTACGATCAGCCGGCACTGGGAGGCGTTTACAAGCTCGGGGCAATTCAGAATGAATCCGGGGAGTGGGAACGCAAACTGAAACTGTCGGAGCAGGCAATCAAGACGTCTACTCCCGGTATTCTACAGGTCCGCCGCTTCTTTAATTCCGAAGGAGCGATTGCAGATATGATCTATGATGAATTAAATCCGCAGCCTGTCAGTGATATTGTGGTGGATCCCCTGGATCCGACACGACGTCGTCTGCTGAGTCGTGATTTGAGAGCAGAAGATCTGCTGATTCCCGTCGTCCGGTCAGGGAAAGTAGTTAGAGACTGCGAATCGCTGCCAGAGATGCGAGAGCGCGTCCAGCAGCAACTGTCGCAGTTCCATACCAGTATCCGCCGACATACGGCCCCACATCAATATCCCGTGGGGCTTGAACAGGAACTGCATGAATTTAAAACCGCGGAAATTCTCAGAGCCCGGCATCCTCATCCCATGTAG
- a CDS encoding glycosyltransferase family 2 protein gives MMGEVNSEDVLVSVIIVNYNSGDKLALCVGSIFETNSHTEVVIVDNASSDNSLAELNSRFPDEPRIQFVLNQENLGFAVACNQGARRAGGEYLLYLNPDCKLHENAITIMIDCLNENPKAGMVGGQILNSDGSEQVGGRRTVPTPWRTLVRVFRLSFLSKRYPGLFSDFNLHQQPLPDQPIEVEAISGACMLVPRKVYEQVGGLDENYFLHCEDLDWCMSFRQQGWNVMFVPDAKISHFQGACSRSRRVFVEWYKHKGMLRFYRKYFRHQYPGVLMWLVAFGVWLRFGLLACYFSIRQFLRWLKCAWT, from the coding sequence ATGATGGGAGAAGTAAACAGCGAGGATGTTTTGGTCTCAGTCATTATCGTCAACTATAACTCGGGTGACAAATTGGCCCTGTGCGTTGGTTCGATTTTTGAGACCAACTCACATACAGAGGTCGTGATCGTTGATAACGCTTCGTCCGACAACAGTCTGGCAGAACTGAACTCCCGATTTCCCGATGAACCCCGCATACAATTCGTTCTAAATCAGGAGAACCTTGGTTTTGCAGTAGCCTGTAATCAGGGGGCGCGTCGCGCTGGGGGAGAGTATCTGCTGTATCTGAATCCTGACTGCAAATTGCACGAAAATGCGATCACAATCATGATTGATTGTTTAAACGAAAACCCCAAAGCCGGAATGGTGGGGGGGCAGATATTGAACAGTGATGGTTCAGAGCAGGTCGGCGGGCGACGCACGGTTCCCACTCCCTGGCGAACTCTTGTCCGAGTCTTCCGATTGTCTTTTCTCTCGAAACGTTACCCCGGACTTTTTTCTGACTTCAACCTGCATCAACAGCCTTTACCCGATCAACCGATAGAAGTGGAAGCCATTTCCGGGGCCTGTATGCTGGTCCCTCGAAAAGTCTATGAACAAGTGGGCGGACTGGATGAGAATTACTTTCTGCACTGCGAAGATTTAGACTGGTGCATGAGTTTTCGTCAGCAGGGATGGAACGTGATGTTTGTTCCTGATGCCAAAATATCTCATTTCCAGGGAGCTTGCAGCCGTTCACGGCGCGTGTTTGTGGAATGGTACAAACACAAGGGCATGCTGCGTTTTTACAGAAAGTATTTTCGCCATCAGTATCCGGGAGTCTTGATGTGGCTGGTCGCGTTTGGAGTCTGGCTTCGCTTCGGTTTGCTCGCCTGCTACTTCTCGATACGCCAGTTCCTGAGGTGGCTCAAGTGTGCCTGGACATAA
- a CDS encoding NAD-dependent epimerase/dehydratase family protein → MIEHKTIVVTGGAGFVGSSIIHALHEQTDSRIIAFDNLRRRGSELNLERFKDLGVEFVHGDVRLPSDWESLPAFDLLIDCSAEPSVHQGTTGSGWPLIENNLVSTAHCLEAARKNNAALMLLSTSRIYPIETLERLAWEEGETRYEWLDDQAVPGVSSQGVTEDFPLPGARSLYGATKLASEYLLQEYHYLHNMPVMVNRCGVLAGPWQMGKVDQGVVSLWVARHYFEKPLCYKGFGGTGKQVRDVLHIDDFTDLLLKQLQHKELWNAKPYNVGGGREASTSLLELTKLCQEITGRSVPLSKEEETSSVDLRIYLTDNSRVNQDFGWKPQRKMKDTVESIYNWIDQSPPGLQKILG, encoded by the coding sequence ATGATCGAACACAAAACTATCGTTGTGACTGGTGGTGCCGGCTTTGTTGGGTCCAGCATCATTCATGCCCTGCATGAACAGACGGATTCACGTATTATCGCATTTGATAATTTGCGTCGTCGTGGCAGTGAGCTGAACCTGGAACGTTTCAAAGATTTAGGAGTGGAATTTGTCCACGGGGATGTGAGACTGCCCAGTGACTGGGAATCTTTACCTGCCTTTGATCTGCTGATTGACTGTTCTGCGGAACCTTCAGTGCATCAGGGAACAACCGGCAGCGGTTGGCCACTCATCGAAAATAATCTGGTTTCGACTGCCCATTGCCTGGAAGCAGCCAGAAAGAATAACGCGGCGCTCATGTTACTGAGCACCAGTCGAATCTATCCGATTGAGACACTGGAACGTCTGGCCTGGGAAGAAGGGGAAACCCGTTACGAATGGTTAGACGATCAGGCGGTTCCAGGCGTCAGTTCTCAGGGAGTGACAGAAGATTTTCCTCTGCCGGGGGCCAGGTCCTTATACGGGGCTACTAAACTGGCCAGCGAGTATTTACTCCAGGAATATCATTACCTGCACAACATGCCGGTCATGGTCAATCGCTGTGGCGTACTTGCCGGGCCGTGGCAAATGGGCAAGGTCGATCAGGGAGTCGTTTCGTTATGGGTGGCACGACATTATTTTGAAAAGCCCCTCTGTTACAAAGGCTTCGGAGGTACAGGGAAGCAGGTTCGTGATGTCCTGCACATTGACGATTTCACCGATCTGCTGTTAAAGCAACTCCAGCACAAAGAGTTGTGGAATGCAAAACCTTACAACGTTGGCGGTGGTCGCGAAGCTTCGACTTCACTACTCGAATTGACAAAACTCTGCCAGGAAATTACGGGACGGTCAGTTCCCCTCTCAAAAGAGGAAGAAACATCTTCTGTCGATCTCCGTATTTATTTAACTGATAACTCGCGCGTCAATCAGGATTTTGGCTGGAAGCCTCAACGCAAAATGAAGGATACGGTTGAATCAATCTATAACTGGATAGATCAAAGTCCTCCAGGCCTGCAGAAAATATTAGGTTAG